In Streptomyces chartreusis, the following proteins share a genomic window:
- a CDS encoding Gfo/Idh/MocA family protein, whose protein sequence is MTRKTVRIAMNGVTGRMGYRQHLVRSILAIREQGGLDLGDGTLLWPEPVLVGRREYALKALAEQHGLDGANISTDVDAVLADPSVEIYFDAQVTSAREEAIRKAIAAGKHIYTEKPTATGLEGALELARLADAAGIKHGVVQDKLFLPGLLKLKRLIDGGFFGRILSVRGEFGYWVFEGDWQSAQRPSWNYRAEDGGGIVVDMFPHWEYVLHELFGRVKSVQAIATTHIPQRWDENDKPYDATADDAAYGIFELDGGAIAQINSSWAVRVNRDELVEFQVDGTEGSAVAGLRNCRVQHRSTTPKPVWNPDIPATYSFRDQWQEIPDNQEFDNGFKAQWELFLRHVYADAPYHWDLLAGARGVQLAELGLKSSAEGRRIDVPEIQP, encoded by the coding sequence GTGACACGCAAGACGGTGCGTATCGCCATGAACGGCGTGACCGGGCGCATGGGCTACCGCCAGCACCTGGTCCGCTCCATCCTGGCCATCCGCGAGCAGGGCGGCCTCGACCTGGGCGACGGCACCCTGCTGTGGCCGGAGCCGGTCCTGGTCGGCCGCCGCGAGTACGCCCTGAAGGCGCTCGCCGAGCAGCACGGCCTGGACGGGGCGAACATCTCGACGGACGTCGACGCGGTCCTCGCCGACCCCTCCGTCGAGATCTACTTCGACGCCCAGGTCACCTCCGCCCGCGAGGAGGCGATCAGGAAGGCGATCGCCGCCGGCAAGCACATCTACACCGAGAAGCCCACGGCCACCGGCCTGGAGGGCGCGCTGGAGCTGGCCCGCCTGGCAGACGCGGCCGGCATCAAGCACGGCGTCGTCCAGGACAAGCTCTTCCTCCCCGGCCTGCTCAAGCTCAAGCGCCTCATCGACGGCGGCTTCTTCGGCCGGATCCTGTCCGTGCGCGGAGAGTTCGGCTACTGGGTCTTCGAGGGCGACTGGCAGAGTGCGCAGCGCCCGTCCTGGAACTACCGTGCCGAGGACGGCGGCGGCATCGTCGTCGACATGTTCCCGCACTGGGAGTACGTGCTGCACGAGCTCTTCGGGCGCGTGAAGTCCGTCCAGGCCATCGCCACCACCCACATTCCGCAGCGCTGGGACGAGAACGACAAGCCCTACGACGCCACCGCCGACGACGCCGCCTACGGCATCTTCGAGCTCGACGGCGGCGCCATCGCGCAGATCAACTCGTCCTGGGCCGTGCGCGTCAACCGCGACGAGCTCGTGGAGTTCCAGGTCGACGGCACCGAGGGCTCGGCCGTCGCGGGCCTGCGCAACTGCCGTGTCCAGCACCGCAGCACGACGCCCAAGCCGGTGTGGAACCCCGACATCCCGGCCACCTACTCCTTCCGCGACCAGTGGCAGGAGATCCCGGACAACCAGGAGTTCGACAACGGCTTCAAGGCGCAGTGGGAGCTGTTCCTGCGGCACGTCTACGCCGACGCCCCCTACCACTGGGACCTCCTCGCCGGCGCCCGCGGCGTCCAGCTCGCCGAACTGGGCCTGAAGTCCTCGGCCGAGGGCCGCCGTATCGACGTACCGGAGATCCAGCCGTGA